GGTCTGCGCGATCACCGACTTCAGCCCCTCACGCACCGCGTCCCGATCGCCGATCACCGTACACGCGAGCGAGTGCGCGACGCTATTCAACTCCATCTCTGAAGCCTGCAATTGCTCCACCGGCGGCTGCAATTGCCCCGGCGTACCGCGCCGCAGGTTGATGAACTGCTGCTGCAACGAAGTGAACAACCGCCGCGCTTCCTCGTCGCTATCAGCCGCGAACAGATTCACCCCAACCATCGCATACGGCTTCTCAAGCGTCGCCGAGGGCCGGAATTGCGCGCGATACATCTGCAACGCGGTCAGCATGTAATCCGGCGCGAAGTGCGAGGCAAACGCGAACGGCAGCCCCAGCGAAGCCGCCAATTGCGCGCTAAACAACGACGACCCGAGCAGCCACAGCGGCACATGCAAGCCCGCGCCCGGCACCGCGCGAATCCGCTGCCCCGGCACCGGATCGGCAAAATACCGCTGCAACTCGACTACATCATCGGGAAACGAATCGGCACTGCCTTGCAGATCGCGCCGCAACGCCCGCGCGGTGCTTTGATCCGTCCCGGGCGCGCGCCCGAGCCCAAGATCGATCCGGCCGGGATACAACGACGCCAACGTCCCGAACTGCTCCGCAATCACCAGCGGCGCGTGATTAGGCAGCATCACGCCGCCCGAGCCGACGCGAATCGTCTTCGTGCCGCCGGCCACATGACCGATCACCACCGAGGTCGCCGCGCTCGCGATCCCCGTCATGTTGTGATGCTCGGCGAGCCAGAAGCGCCGGTACTGCCAGCGCTCCGCGTGCTGCGCGAGGTCGAGCGTGTTTCTGAAGGCGTCGGCGGGCGTGGCGCCGGCGATCACCGGCGAAAGGTCGAGGACCGAGAAGGGGATCATTGTCTGTTCGTTCGTGAGTTTCGGCGCTTTCGCGCGATGGGGCATTCTCGCAAAGCCGCCGTTTTTCTGCTGACGGCGCGCGGAAGCCCACATCGTCGGAGGGGTGTTTGCAAGCGCGCCTCGTGCCGTACCGCAAACGTGCGACATGCGGGCAACGTATCGGGCCATGCATGAGCGTCAGCCGTTACATGCAAACCCGATATAGATATGGCCGATCAATATTTAACAAGCGCATGTCGCGCTGCTACCTTAAACCCCTCGAAACCGCCCGCAATCGTGCGGCGCGCCGCCGTCCCGCAGGACGGACCACATTCCGGGAGCTCCCCACGTGTCCATCGAATTCATCGGCATGATCCAGACCCGCAAGGTCTCCGAAATCCACGCGCCGCAAGGTCCCGTGATCGATCTCGCGTACGTCGGGCAGTTCGCGCGCGTGCACGAGGAAGCGGGCTTCGACCGCATTCTCGTGCCGCACCATTCGACCAGTCCTGACGCCGCGCTGACCGTCGCGCACGCGGCCAGCGTGACGCAGCGCGTGCACTTCATGCTCGCGCATCGTCCGGGTTTCAGCGCGCCGACCCTCGCCGCGCGCCAACTGGCCACGCTCGATCATTTCTCGCGCGGCCGCCTCGCGGTGCACATCATCAGCGGCGGCGACGACGCCGAGCAGCGCCGCGACGGCGACTTCCTGTCGCACGACGAACGCTATGCGCGCACCGACGAATATCTGCACATCCTGCGCCGCATCTGGACCGAGACGAAACCGTTCGATCATCAAGGCACGTACTACCGTTTCGAACAGGGCTTCTCCGAAGTGAAACCGGTGCAGCAGCCGCATATTCCGGTGTATTTCGGCGGCGCGTCGGCGCCCGCGCTCGAAATCGCCGGCCGTCACGCGGATGTCTACGCGCTGTGGGGCGAATCGAAGGCGCAGGTGCGCGAGCAGGTGACGCGCGTGCGCGCGGAAGCCGCCAAACACGGCCGCAGCGTGCGTTTCTCGGTGTCGTTCCGGCCGATCCTCGCCGCCACGGAAAGCGCCGCGTGGGAACGCGCGCATCACATCCTCGACGAAACGCGTCGGCTGCGCGCGGCGCAGGGGCTCGGCGTCGGCGGTCCGGCGCAGAGCGAAGGCGCGCGGCGTTTGCTCGCGGCATCGGGCGATTCGGATCGTGTCGACGAACGGCTGTGGACCGGCATCGCCAAGGAAATCGGCGGACGCTCGAATTCGACGGCATTGGTCGGCACACCGGAACAGGTCGCCGACGCGCTCGCCGAGTATCACGCGCTCGGCGTCAGCACCTTCCTCATTCGCGGTTTCGATCCGCTGGACGATGCGATCGATTACGGCCGCGAGTTGATCCCCGCGACGCGCGAGCGGATCGCACGCACCGAACGCGTGGCGGCCTGAGCGGAGCGACGATGACGGATCTGTCCATTGCACGCCCCAACGCCCACGCCAACGTACTCACCACCGGCCACGTCGAACGCCACGCGCCGCTGCGCAAATTCTGGTTCGACGATGTTCCGCCGCGCGACAGCATCGCCGCCGAACGACGCCACCGGCAGGAGCGCCTGGCCGTCGCGTTCCGTCTGTTCGCGCGCTACGGTTTTGATCAGGGCCTCGCGGGCCACATCACCGCGCGCGATCCCGAATGGCCGGATCACTTCTGGGTCAATCCGTTCGGCAAGCATTTCAGCCGCATCCGCGTGTCGGATCTGCTGCTGGTGAATGCGCAGGGCGAGATCGTGGTCGGCGAGGGACCGCTGAATCAGGCGGCGTTCGCGATTCACGCGGCGATTCATGAGGCGCGTCCCGATGTGATCGCGGCGGCGCACACGCATTCGCTGTACGGCAAGGCATGGTCGACGCTCGGCCGCACGCTCGATCCGCTGACCCAGGACTCGTGCGCGTTCTATCAGGACCACGCGCTGTTCGACGACTTTCGCGGCGTCGTGCTGGATACCGATGAAGGCGCGCGAATCGCCACGGCGCTTGGCGAGCGCAAGGCGGTGATCCTGAAGAATCACGGCATCCTCACCGCGGGGCCGACGGTGGAAGCGGCCGCGTGGTGGTACATCGCGCTCGACAACGCGTGTCATACGCAATTGCTTGCCGAGGCTGCCGGCACGCCGCAAGCGATTCCGCCCGAGGTCGCCGCGCTCACGCACGAGCAGGTAGGCCGGCCGGGCGGCGCGCTGTTCGCGTTCGAGAGCCTGCTTGCGGGGCTTGTCGAAGCGGAGCCGGATGTGTTGTCCTGAGCGGCGCGGTAGAGGCGTTGCAGAGGCGCTGAAAAGGTTTTTCAAAGGCCCGCACAACGCTCCGGCAACGCAATGCCACACCACCAACGCGCGAGCCGGCCATCCGTTAATCGGTAAATTTGCAAACCGCACCACCGTGGACCACAAACGCACAGCACCACGCGCGTCCACGGTGCGCGACCGCTTGCCGCCGTCCGCATCCCATTCACCCTATCTTCCGATCAATCGATGACCCCATCCCTGAGGCCGGACCGTCTGCGCGCGTTCGTCGGCCGGATCGCGTCGCTCGTCGACGCCGCCGTTCCCGAAGCGCATCTGCTGGACGCCGGCGGCGCTGCACTGCGCGAGCTGATCGCGCACGACGACTGGTTACCCGACGCCTTCGCGCAACCCGACCCCGAGCGTTACCAGCAATTCCTGCTGCACGCGGACTCGCGGCAGCGTTTTTCCGTCGTCAGTTTCGTCTGGGGTCCGGGTCAATCGACACCGGTGCACGACCACACCGTATGGGGGTTAATCGGAGTGCTGCGTGGCGCGGAAATTGCGCAGGGTTATCACGTCACGCCGGATGGCGCGCTGCACGAACGCGGCGCGGCCCAACGTCTGAACACGGGCGACGTCGATGCCGTTTCGCCCGAGGTCGGCGACATCCATCGCGTGAGCAATGCTTTTAGCGACCGTACGTCGATCAGCATTCACGTGTACGGTGCCAATATCGGCGCGGTGAGCCGCTCGGTCTATCCCGACGGCGGCGGCCGCAAGACGTTTATCTCCGGCTATTCGAACGACCTGTTGCCGAATATCTGGAATGTTTCGAAGGAGTCTGCAATTCCATGACCGTCGTAACCCGTTTCCGTACCCGTTCATTCGACGACGTGCGCCGCACACTGCTCGACCGCGAGGAAATCGCGCTGGTCGACGTGCGCGAGGAAGATCCGCACGCCCGTAGTCATCCGCTGTTCGCCGCCAATCTGCCGCTGTCGCGGCTCGAACTCGACGCGCCCGTGCGCCTGCCGCGCCGTGCGGTGCCGGTCGTCGTGTTCGATGCCGGCGAAGGCCTCGCCGAACGCGCGGCGCACAAGCTCGGCGAACTCGGCTATACCGATGTCGCGTTGCTCGAAGGCGGCCTGCAAGGCTGGCATGCGGCGGGCGGCGAGCTGTTCCGGGACGTCAACGTGCCGAGCAAGGCATTCGGCGAACTGGTGGAAAGCGAGCGGCACACGCCGTCGCTGACGGCGCCGCAGGTGCAGGCGCTGCTCGATCATGACCATCATGCCGGCGACGTGGTGGTGCTCGACGCACGCCGCTTCGACGAATATCACACGATGAACATTCCCGGCAGCATCAGCGTGCCGGGCGCCGAGCTCGTGCTGCGCGCGCGCCAGCTCGCACCGAATCCGGCGACGAAGATCGTCGTCAATTGCGCGGGGCGCACGCGCAGCATCATCGGCGCGCAGTCGCTGATCAACGCGGGCGTGCCGAATCCGGTCGCGGCGCTGCGCAACGGCACGATCGGCTGGACGCTCGCGGGCCAGGCGCTCGCGCACGGCAGCACGCGGCGCTTCGACACGCGCGTCGACGACGCGCTGCGTCTCGCCGCCGCCGATGCGGCGCGAACCG
The sequence above is a segment of the Paraburkholderia sp. D15 genome. Coding sequences within it:
- a CDS encoding LLM class flavin-dependent oxidoreductase — translated: MSIEFIGMIQTRKVSEIHAPQGPVIDLAYVGQFARVHEEAGFDRILVPHHSTSPDAALTVAHAASVTQRVHFMLAHRPGFSAPTLAARQLATLDHFSRGRLAVHIISGGDDAEQRRDGDFLSHDERYARTDEYLHILRRIWTETKPFDHQGTYYRFEQGFSEVKPVQQPHIPVYFGGASAPALEIAGRHADVYALWGESKAQVREQVTRVRAEAAKHGRSVRFSVSFRPILAATESAAWERAHHILDETRRLRAAQGLGVGGPAQSEGARRLLAASGDSDRVDERLWTGIAKEIGGRSNSTALVGTPEQVADALAEYHALGVSTFLIRGFDPLDDAIDYGRELIPATRERIARTERVAA
- a CDS encoding LLM class flavin-dependent oxidoreductase; the protein is MIPFSVLDLSPVIAGATPADAFRNTLDLAQHAERWQYRRFWLAEHHNMTGIASAATSVVIGHVAGGTKTIRVGSGGVMLPNHAPLVIAEQFGTLASLYPGRIDLGLGRAPGTDQSTARALRRDLQGSADSFPDDVVELQRYFADPVPGQRIRAVPGAGLHVPLWLLGSSLFSAQLAASLGLPFAFASHFAPDYMLTALQMYRAQFRPSATLEKPYAMVGVNLFAADSDEEARRLFTSLQQQFINLRRGTPGQLQPPVEQLQASEMELNSVAHSLACTVIGDRDAVREGLKSVIAQTGADELMLTAQIYDHAARLRSFEIGAEVREELAREASAL
- a CDS encoding class II aldolase/adducin family protein: MTDLSIARPNAHANVLTTGHVERHAPLRKFWFDDVPPRDSIAAERRHRQERLAVAFRLFARYGFDQGLAGHITARDPEWPDHFWVNPFGKHFSRIRVSDLLLVNAQGEIVVGEGPLNQAAFAIHAAIHEARPDVIAAAHTHSLYGKAWSTLGRTLDPLTQDSCAFYQDHALFDDFRGVVLDTDEGARIATALGERKAVILKNHGILTAGPTVEAAAWWYIALDNACHTQLLAEAAGTPQAIPPEVAALTHEQVGRPGGALFAFESLLAGLVEAEPDVLS
- a CDS encoding cysteine dioxygenase, with protein sequence MTPSLRPDRLRAFVGRIASLVDAAVPEAHLLDAGGAALRELIAHDDWLPDAFAQPDPERYQQFLLHADSRQRFSVVSFVWGPGQSTPVHDHTVWGLIGVLRGAEIAQGYHVTPDGALHERGAAQRLNTGDVDAVSPEVGDIHRVSNAFSDRTSISIHVYGANIGAVSRSVYPDGGGRKTFISGYSNDLLPNIWNVSKESAIP